In Myxococcus guangdongensis, a single window of DNA contains:
- a CDS encoding lysophospholipid acyltransferase family protein — MTPRAPPPSRAPAVLEDRTTERTPQQRGVDHALAEALAAEVAEVTAKHAVDEAMDRRAGREESMDRLLATEMATGLAEAAVEEVLDHSPVTRKPEHERELAATVAAQVAESAAELAVAEVMVHRSAEAPFTESFEERATVGFLDELDEDEEASEPELREDLAMAGAVLELEDLDETPEEVEDGWERTISRPVVDSSFQAPEVEMPDTTRDEFPPGRRGPLSLVPPTRDEAFPHGVSSEPSRDTGSARPLAQRASGMLALAREIAGQALASEGLGRAWGAMNGMLDAVRAGLGTGGGANLDEYGKDPSLVERLEPVLEFLYGQYWRVSAQGTDHIPGGAVILVANHSGALPYDGLVMSLTLGRERPDLREPRWLVEDQVFHAPVLGTLFNRLGAVRACPENALRLLDEQRPLVVFPEGYQGLSKPFGERYRLKRFGRGGFVKLALRTGAPIVPVAIVGAEETSPMLGRIPASFLGLPYLPLMPGPLPLPAKWSIRFGEPIAMDGLPPEAADDLGEVGRLTERTREAIQGMLHSLLRERRSVFAG, encoded by the coding sequence ATGACGCCACGCGCGCCCCCTCCTTCCCGCGCCCCGGCGGTGCTCGAGGACCGCACGACAGAGCGAACGCCCCAGCAGCGCGGCGTGGACCACGCGCTCGCGGAAGCCCTGGCCGCCGAGGTGGCCGAGGTCACCGCGAAGCACGCCGTCGACGAAGCCATGGACCGACGCGCAGGCCGCGAGGAGTCCATGGATCGGCTGCTCGCCACGGAGATGGCCACCGGACTGGCGGAGGCCGCCGTGGAGGAGGTCCTCGACCACAGCCCCGTCACGCGCAAGCCGGAGCACGAGCGCGAGCTCGCCGCCACCGTCGCCGCGCAGGTCGCCGAGAGCGCCGCCGAGCTCGCCGTCGCCGAGGTGATGGTCCACCGCTCCGCCGAGGCCCCCTTCACCGAATCGTTCGAGGAGCGCGCCACGGTGGGCTTCCTCGATGAGCTGGACGAAGACGAAGAAGCCTCGGAGCCGGAGCTGCGCGAGGACCTGGCCATGGCCGGCGCCGTGCTGGAGCTCGAGGACCTCGACGAGACACCCGAGGAGGTCGAGGACGGCTGGGAGCGGACCATCTCCAGGCCCGTGGTGGACAGCTCCTTCCAGGCGCCCGAGGTGGAAATGCCAGACACGACGCGCGACGAGTTCCCCCCGGGCCGCAGAGGCCCCCTGTCCCTGGTGCCTCCCACGCGAGACGAGGCCTTCCCCCACGGCGTCTCCTCCGAGCCGTCGCGCGACACCGGGTCCGCCCGTCCCCTCGCCCAACGCGCCAGCGGCATGCTGGCCCTGGCCCGGGAGATCGCCGGACAGGCGCTGGCCAGCGAGGGACTCGGGCGCGCGTGGGGCGCGATGAACGGAATGCTGGACGCGGTGCGCGCGGGCCTGGGAACAGGCGGCGGCGCGAACCTGGACGAGTACGGCAAGGACCCGTCCCTCGTCGAACGACTGGAGCCGGTGCTCGAGTTCCTCTACGGCCAGTACTGGCGGGTCTCCGCGCAGGGCACGGACCACATCCCCGGCGGCGCCGTCATCCTCGTCGCGAACCACTCGGGCGCCCTGCCCTACGACGGCCTCGTGATGTCGCTCACGCTCGGTCGCGAGCGGCCGGACCTGCGCGAGCCGCGCTGGCTCGTGGAGGACCAGGTCTTCCATGCGCCCGTCCTCGGCACGCTCTTCAACCGCCTGGGCGCGGTGCGCGCGTGCCCGGAGAACGCGCTGCGATTGCTCGACGAGCAGCGCCCCCTCGTCGTCTTCCCCGAGGGCTACCAGGGACTCAGCAAGCCCTTCGGTGAGCGCTATCGGCTCAAGCGCTTCGGCCGCGGCGGCTTCGTGAAGCTCGCGCTGCGCACCGGCGCGCCCATCGTCCCGGTGGCCATCGTCGGCGCGGAGGAGACGTCGCCGATGCTCGGCCGCATCCCCGCGAGCTTCCTCGGCCTGCCCTACCTGCCGCTGATGCCGGGCCCACTGCCCCTGCCCGCCAAGTGGAGCATCCGCTTCGGCGAGCCCATCGCCATGGATGGGCTGCCCCCCGAGGCCGCGGACGACCTGGGCGAAGTGGGACGGCTCACCGAGCGCACCCGCGAAGCCATTCAGGGCATGCTCCACTCCCTGCTGCGCGAGCGTCGCTCCGTCTTCGCGGGCTGA
- a CDS encoding SDR family oxidoreductase — translation MDESRPGKGRLRVAVTGASGEYGKLLLPRLERDPEVESIVVLDVNRPDGAKVEFHRVDLTRHDAESELTDALTERPVDALYHLAFLFGPIRNGSLAHELEVIGTMNVLTAAGRARIPRLVVPSMTAVYGARGSNPALLREDSPLQGCPHSRFVTDKVEVEGQVRAFRERHPEMKVLVLRFAPVLGGAFESPVTRLLTRTSVVPTLLGFDPLWQGLHEEDAGRALHLALRAEASGEFNIVGRGVLPLSGLIRQAGARPLPLPGPLFRGALHALDVVGADTLPVALLDYIHYSWVADGERAETALGFIPFHHVRDAAAALKRS, via the coding sequence ATGGACGAGTCACGACCAGGCAAGGGACGGCTGCGTGTCGCGGTGACGGGAGCCAGCGGCGAGTACGGGAAGCTGCTGCTGCCCCGGCTCGAGCGCGACCCGGAGGTGGAGAGCATCGTCGTGTTGGACGTGAACCGTCCCGACGGCGCCAAGGTGGAGTTCCACCGGGTGGACCTCACACGGCACGACGCCGAGAGCGAGCTCACCGACGCGCTGACCGAGCGCCCCGTGGACGCGCTCTACCACCTGGCGTTCCTCTTCGGTCCCATCCGCAACGGCTCGCTGGCGCACGAGCTGGAGGTCATCGGCACGATGAACGTGCTGACCGCGGCGGGGCGCGCGCGCATTCCCCGGTTGGTGGTGCCGTCGATGACGGCCGTGTACGGCGCGCGGGGCAGCAACCCGGCGCTCTTGCGCGAGGACTCGCCGCTGCAGGGCTGTCCGCACAGCCGCTTCGTCACCGACAAGGTGGAGGTGGAGGGACAGGTCCGGGCGTTCCGTGAGCGGCACCCCGAGATGAAGGTGCTCGTGCTGCGCTTCGCGCCGGTGTTGGGGGGCGCGTTCGAGAGCCCCGTCACGCGGCTGCTGACGCGCACCTCCGTGGTTCCCACACTGTTGGGGTTCGACCCGCTGTGGCAGGGGCTGCACGAGGAGGACGCGGGGCGGGCGCTGCACCTGGCGCTGCGGGCGGAGGCCTCCGGGGAGTTCAACATCGTTGGCCGAGGCGTACTCCCGCTGTCCGGCCTCATCCGACAGGCGGGTGCCCGGCCGCTCCCCCTGCCCGGCCCATTGTTCCGTGGCGCACTCCACGCGCTGGATGTGGTTGGAGCGGACACGTTGCCCGTAGCCCTTCTCGACTACATCCATTACTCGTGGGTGGCCGACGGCGAACGCGCGGAGACTGCCCTCGGCTTCATCCCCTTCCACCACGTCAGGGACGCCGCGGCGGCGCTCAAGAGGAGCTAG
- the mutL gene encoding DNA mismatch repair endonuclease MutL, whose protein sequence is MARIARLSDVLINKIAAGEVVERPASVVKELVENSLDAGASTVRVDLAGGGVDRIIVSDDGHGMGRQDATLCLDRHATSKLRELDDLFHIDSMGFRGEAVPAIASVSRFSLHTAEVGADVGTRVTLEGGVDVVVEDAPPRTGTLITVEDLFFNVPARRKFLRRGDTELKHAEEAVVRLALANPDVGFFATHEGNELFSSAACPEDPRERIAAALGPACHPHLFPVEERRLGVSVTGYAASPEFTFPNARGLYTFVNRRFVRDRGLIGTIQRAYQDFLAAGRQPVVVLNIDVDPVAVDVNVHPQKLEVRFSDARGVYEAISAALNRMLRAAPWLGTGPDAQAAMGNTPRDAAHYAHAVERFLTRAQEASWGGPLPTTLDAAAPGGGPAPLSGAPSPMAGIPAPLPFAHSGMRPPAFGEAQPQLNEAPPPGYFAALRPMGMLGGRFHICEGPGGTLVVLDPHAALERVRLTTYLRALEDEKGPPAPSLFGTTLEFPVAVAKSLVEGREALSRLGVDVEPFGGTTVALKTVPPGLEGADARSLLEALARALPPRGATLDSVTLAEAVRVLACHAARKATSVPLTDAQLRALLGELDRADFHPPCSHGTVVVLEMPLLELERRAR, encoded by the coding sequence ATGGCTCGCATCGCGCGTCTCAGTGACGTCCTCATCAACAAGATCGCCGCCGGTGAGGTGGTGGAGCGGCCCGCGTCCGTCGTGAAGGAGCTGGTGGAGAACTCGCTCGATGCCGGGGCGAGCACCGTGCGCGTGGACCTGGCGGGTGGGGGCGTGGACCGCATCATCGTGTCGGACGATGGACACGGCATGGGCCGGCAGGACGCCACGCTCTGCCTGGACCGTCACGCCACCAGCAAGCTGCGCGAGCTGGACGACCTGTTCCACATCGACTCCATGGGGTTCCGTGGTGAGGCGGTGCCCGCCATCGCCTCCGTGTCCCGCTTCAGCCTGCACACCGCCGAGGTCGGCGCGGACGTGGGCACGCGGGTGACGCTGGAGGGTGGGGTGGACGTGGTGGTGGAGGACGCCCCTCCGCGCACCGGCACCCTCATCACCGTGGAGGACCTGTTCTTCAACGTGCCCGCGCGCCGCAAGTTCCTGCGCCGGGGCGACACCGAGCTCAAGCACGCCGAGGAGGCCGTGGTCCGCCTGGCCCTGGCCAACCCGGACGTGGGCTTCTTCGCCACCCACGAGGGCAACGAGCTGTTCTCCAGCGCGGCCTGTCCCGAGGACCCGCGCGAGCGCATCGCCGCGGCCCTGGGGCCCGCCTGCCATCCGCACCTGTTCCCCGTCGAGGAGCGCCGGCTGGGCGTCAGCGTCACCGGCTACGCGGCCTCGCCCGAGTTCACCTTCCCCAACGCGCGCGGCCTCTACACCTTCGTCAACCGCCGCTTCGTGAGGGACCGAGGCCTCATCGGCACCATCCAGCGCGCGTACCAGGACTTCCTCGCCGCGGGTCGCCAGCCGGTGGTGGTGCTGAACATCGACGTGGACCCCGTCGCCGTGGACGTCAACGTCCACCCGCAGAAGCTGGAGGTCCGCTTCTCCGATGCCCGGGGTGTGTACGAGGCCATCAGCGCCGCGCTCAACCGCATGCTGCGCGCGGCCCCCTGGCTGGGCACCGGCCCCGACGCCCAGGCCGCCATGGGCAACACCCCGCGAGACGCCGCGCACTACGCGCACGCCGTGGAGCGCTTCCTCACCCGCGCGCAGGAGGCGTCGTGGGGTGGCCCGCTGCCCACCACGCTGGACGCCGCCGCGCCCGGTGGAGGCCCCGCGCCCCTGTCCGGTGCCCCGAGCCCCATGGCCGGGATTCCCGCGCCGTTGCCCTTCGCCCACTCGGGGATGCGCCCGCCCGCGTTCGGCGAGGCCCAGCCCCAGCTCAACGAGGCCCCGCCGCCGGGCTACTTCGCCGCGCTCAGGCCCATGGGCATGCTGGGGGGCCGCTTCCACATCTGCGAGGGACCGGGCGGCACGCTCGTGGTCCTGGACCCTCACGCGGCGCTGGAGCGGGTCCGGTTGACGACGTACCTGCGCGCGCTCGAGGACGAGAAGGGCCCTCCGGCGCCGTCGCTGTTCGGCACCACGCTGGAGTTCCCCGTCGCGGTGGCCAAGTCGCTCGTCGAGGGCCGCGAGGCGCTCTCACGACTGGGCGTCGACGTGGAGCCCTTCGGTGGCACCACCGTGGCGCTCAAGACGGTGCCGCCGGGACTCGAGGGCGCCGATGCCCGCTCGCTCCTGGAGGCCCTGGCGCGCGCGCTGCCTCCGCGGGGCGCCACGTTGGACTCCGTGACCTTGGCCGAGGCGGTGCGGGTGCTGGCCTGTCACGCCGCGCGCAAGGCCACCTCGGTGCCGCTGACGGACGCGCAGCTGCGCGCGCTCCTGGGCGAGCTGGACCGGGCGGACTTCCATCCCCCCTGCAGCCACGGCACGGTGGTGGTGCTGGAGATGCCGCTGTTGGAGCTGGAGCGCCGCGCCCGTTGA
- a CDS encoding outer membrane protein: protein MLRRLLPPLVLLFATPAVAQDGEDPIPASLDGVGRITVQGGWRVTSNETLYKTWYSVEANKGLARARETDGGPLGVATFAYSISDLVEVGIDLFFTGSKLYLTSPGLEGGAPMERSLETLGYGALVGVRFQTVLPEIGPYGLVPFAGLATGPAISSSKLSGEKLQDKTTQAWAGSLGATWRLSPRWGLSAEYRFMFLRGPVGPALNDSDKRIASFSLGGSWMSLGVTYTFPPEPSRSFPGGL from the coding sequence ATGCTCCGTCGCCTCCTGCCGCCCCTCGTCCTGCTCTTCGCCACTCCCGCCGTCGCCCAGGACGGGGAGGACCCCATCCCCGCGTCGCTGGACGGCGTGGGGCGCATCACCGTGCAGGGGGGCTGGCGCGTCACCTCCAACGAGACGCTCTACAAGACCTGGTACTCCGTCGAGGCGAACAAGGGCCTGGCCCGGGCACGTGAGACGGACGGCGGTCCGCTCGGCGTGGCGACCTTCGCCTACTCCATCTCGGACCTGGTGGAGGTGGGCATCGACCTCTTCTTCACCGGCTCCAAGCTCTACCTCACCAGCCCCGGCCTGGAGGGCGGCGCGCCCATGGAGCGCAGCCTGGAGACGCTGGGCTACGGGGCGCTGGTGGGCGTGCGCTTCCAGACGGTGCTCCCGGAGATCGGCCCGTATGGGCTGGTGCCCTTCGCGGGGCTCGCCACGGGGCCGGCCATCTCCAGCTCCAAGCTGTCCGGAGAGAAGCTGCAGGACAAGACCACCCAGGCCTGGGCGGGCTCGCTGGGGGCGACCTGGCGGCTGTCTCCCCGGTGGGGGCTTTCCGCCGAGTACCGTTTCATGTTCCTTCGTGGGCCGGTGGGACCCGCGCTGAACGACAGCGACAAGCGCATCGCCTCGTTCAGCCTGGGCGGCAGCTGGATGTCCCTGGGCGTGACGTACACTTTTCCGCCCGAGCCATCCCGCTCGTTCCCCGGCGGCCTGTAG
- a CDS encoding tetratricopeptide repeat protein: MRESAEIVTGPRKMSMPEQAKTEIDKELADLRREVVEARNLVIKSDNLLKNLHAEVKAVGKRHEDFQKRQWISSAAAYVLFAVIAVGAAVMITSARSSSATNERERLEKMVADLTGQLEKQRADTSSHQTAQRGAAEVYKMMTSLPGDERLKGIDALMKLDTSRLSSLERQALNDRATSLRRETGDAAFERGKIAFRKNEMDQVVSEMERFLAMNPPNEQALDASFFLGTAYNQLRKHDKAVPLLARFVEGDRTSKTRDYAMLLLAQSYQEVGQMEKALETARDAAGSYLNSQYQQQFRSRIAMVKRAMSGNTEAAGPPPAAPAAAPAQQVASPAGQ; this comes from the coding sequence ATGCGTGAGTCGGCCGAGATCGTTACCGGGCCCAGGAAGATGTCCATGCCAGAGCAGGCGAAGACCGAGATTGATAAGGAATTGGCGGACCTCCGCCGAGAAGTCGTCGAGGCCCGCAACCTCGTCATCAAGAGTGACAACCTGCTGAAGAACCTCCACGCGGAGGTCAAGGCGGTAGGCAAGCGTCACGAGGACTTCCAGAAGCGTCAGTGGATTTCTTCCGCGGCGGCGTATGTGCTGTTCGCCGTCATCGCGGTGGGCGCGGCGGTGATGATCACCAGCGCCCGCTCCTCCAGCGCCACCAATGAGCGCGAGCGACTGGAGAAGATGGTGGCGGACCTGACGGGCCAGCTGGAGAAGCAGCGCGCGGACACGTCCTCGCACCAGACGGCCCAGCGGGGCGCCGCGGAGGTCTACAAGATGATGACCTCGCTGCCCGGCGACGAGCGGCTCAAGGGCATCGACGCGCTGATGAAGCTGGACACCTCGCGGCTGAGCTCGCTGGAGCGTCAGGCGCTGAACGACCGGGCCACGTCCCTGCGTCGTGAGACGGGCGACGCCGCCTTCGAGCGCGGGAAGATCGCCTTCCGCAAGAACGAGATGGACCAGGTCGTCTCGGAGATGGAGCGCTTCCTGGCCATGAACCCTCCGAACGAGCAGGCGCTGGACGCGTCGTTCTTCCTGGGCACGGCCTACAACCAGCTGCGCAAGCACGACAAGGCCGTCCCGCTGCTGGCGCGCTTCGTGGAGGGAGATCGCACCTCCAAGACGCGCGACTACGCCATGCTGCTGCTGGCCCAGTCGTACCAGGAGGTCGGGCAGATGGAGAAGGCGCTGGAGACGGCGCGTGACGCCGCGGGCAGCTACCTCAACAGCCAGTACCAGCAGCAGTTCCGCAGCCGCATCGCCATGGTGAAGCGCGCCATGAGCGGCAACACGGAGGCCGCCGGTCCGCCTCCGGCCGCCCCCGCCGCGGCGCCCGCCCAGCAGGTGGCGAGCCCCGCCGGTCAGTAG